The proteins below are encoded in one region of Microbispora sp. NBC_01189:
- a CDS encoding STAS domain-containing protein — MDLKLDHHSEDNLTIVDVEGEIDVYTAPRLRELLIDLVNKGNFHLLVNMEKVDFLDSTGLGVLVGGLKRVRAHDGSLELVCTQERILKIFRITGLTKVFGIYASVEEAKEAHGRDK; from the coding sequence GTGGATCTGAAGTTGGACCACCATTCCGAGGACAATCTCACCATCGTGGATGTCGAGGGTGAGATCGACGTCTACACCGCGCCCAGACTGCGTGAGCTGCTGATCGACCTGGTCAACAAGGGCAACTTCCACCTGCTCGTCAACATGGAGAAGGTGGACTTCCTCGACTCGACGGGCCTTGGCGTGCTGGTCGGCGGTCTCAAGCGCGTGCGGGCGCATGACGGCTCCCTGGAGCTCGTCTGCACACAGGAGCGCATTCTGAAGATCTTCCGCATCACGGGCTTGACGAAGGTCTTCGGGATCTACGCCTCGGTCGAGGAGGCCAAGGAAGCCCACGGCCGGGACAAGTGA
- a CDS encoding ATP-binding protein, whose protein sequence is MATVELTFTALPAHVRTARLVATAIARRTGVAEAILDEVRLAVGEACSRAVEAHRLHCPGEPVRIELRDDAGRFEVTVTDAAPGDDVMPQVLEANGSLMPEIDNLGIAVIAGLADDVEVLPGPKGMRIRMSWPASSGGLAAF, encoded by the coding sequence ATGGCCACCGTCGAGCTGACGTTCACCGCCCTGCCCGCCCACGTGCGTACGGCCAGGCTGGTCGCCACGGCCATCGCCAGACGCACCGGGGTGGCGGAGGCGATCCTGGACGAGGTGCGGCTCGCCGTCGGAGAGGCGTGCTCGCGGGCCGTGGAGGCGCACCGCCTCCACTGCCCCGGGGAGCCCGTGCGCATCGAGTTACGTGACGACGCGGGGCGTTTCGAGGTGACGGTCACCGACGCCGCTCCGGGTGACGACGTGATGCCTCAGGTCCTGGAGGCGAACGGCAGCCTCATGCCCGAGATCGACAATCTCGGCATCGCGGTCATCGCGGGGCTGGCGGACGACGTCGAGGTGCTTCCCGGGCCGAAGGGCATGCGCATCCGCATGAGCTGGCCCGCCTCCTCGGGCGGCCTCGCCGCCTTCTGA
- a CDS encoding sodium-translocating pyrophosphatase produces MSAYHAAGESAAVALNGSHLTLVIVVAVVALLALAVAGGLVREVLAAGQGTERMQNIARAVQEGAAAYLTRQFRTLAIFVVIIPFLLLLLPAGSTGERIGRSVFFVVGAVFSALTGFIGMWLAVRGNVRVASAARESGERVAMRIAFRTGGVAGMFTVGLGLLGAAIVVLVYKGDAPNVLEGFGFGAALLAMFMRVGGGIFTKAADVGADLVGKVEQGIPEDDPRNAATIADNVGDNVGDCAGMAADLFESYAVTLVASLILGRAAFGTEGLVFPLIVPMIGVITAVVGIFATAPRAGDRSGMSAINRGFFISAAISAVLVAVAAFAYLPSSFADLSGASPDVAALTADPRLIAIGAVLVGLVLASAIQILTGYFTETNRRPVREIGESSLTGAATVILSGISVGLESAVYSALLIGGAVYGAFLLGFGNVTVALFAVALAGTGLLTTVGVIVSMDTFGPVSDNAQGIAEMSGDIEGEGARVLTSLDAVGNTTKAITKGIAIATAVLAATALFGSFRTAVEGELAKASQGVKNALGSFADFSLSVDAPNVLVGLIVGAAVVFLFSGLAISAVGRAAGRVVYEVREQFRTKPGIMDGTELPDYGRVVDICTRDSLRELATPGLLAVLTPIAVGFALGYAPLGAYLAGAIACGTLMAVFLANSGGAWDNAKKLVEDGHHGGKGSEAHAATVIGDTVGDPFKDTAGPAINPLIKVMNLVALLIAPAVVTYADNVTVRVVVAGAAVAVVVGAVVVSKRRATTIAPSGEADTAARASEPVAH; encoded by the coding sequence ATGTCTGCCTACCACGCCGCTGGCGAAAGCGCAGCGGTAGCTTTGAACGGTTCCCATCTCACCCTTGTGATCGTCGTCGCCGTCGTGGCGTTGCTCGCTCTGGCCGTCGCGGGCGGACTGGTACGAGAGGTGCTCGCCGCCGGGCAGGGCACCGAGCGGATGCAGAACATCGCGCGGGCGGTGCAGGAGGGTGCCGCGGCCTATCTCACGCGGCAGTTCCGGACGCTCGCGATATTCGTCGTCATCATTCCGTTCCTGCTTCTGCTGCTTCCGGCCGGCTCGACCGGCGAGCGGATCGGCCGATCCGTGTTCTTCGTCGTCGGCGCGGTGTTCTCCGCCCTGACGGGCTTCATCGGCATGTGGCTCGCCGTACGCGGGAACGTCCGCGTCGCGTCCGCCGCCCGGGAGTCGGGCGAGCGGGTCGCGATGCGGATCGCCTTCCGCACCGGCGGCGTCGCGGGCATGTTCACGGTCGGCCTGGGCCTGCTGGGCGCCGCGATCGTGGTGCTCGTCTACAAGGGCGACGCGCCGAACGTGCTGGAGGGCTTCGGCTTCGGCGCCGCGCTGCTCGCGATGTTCATGCGGGTCGGCGGCGGCATCTTCACCAAGGCGGCCGACGTCGGCGCCGACCTGGTCGGAAAGGTCGAGCAGGGCATCCCCGAGGACGACCCGCGCAACGCGGCCACCATCGCCGACAACGTCGGTGACAACGTCGGCGACTGCGCCGGCATGGCGGCCGACCTGTTCGAGTCCTACGCCGTCACCCTGGTCGCCAGCCTGATCCTGGGCCGGGCCGCCTTCGGCACCGAGGGCCTGGTCTTCCCGCTGATCGTCCCCATGATCGGTGTGATCACCGCGGTCGTCGGCATCTTCGCCACCGCCCCCCGCGCCGGCGACCGCTCCGGGATGTCCGCCATCAACCGCGGCTTCTTCATCTCGGCCGCGATCTCGGCCGTGCTCGTGGCCGTGGCGGCGTTCGCGTACCTGCCGTCGAGCTTCGCCGACCTGTCCGGCGCGTCGCCGGACGTCGCCGCGCTCACCGCCGACCCGCGGCTGATCGCCATCGGCGCGGTGCTCGTCGGCCTGGTCCTGGCCAGCGCCATCCAGATCCTCACGGGCTACTTCACCGAGACCAACCGCCGCCCGGTCCGGGAGATCGGCGAGAGCTCGCTCACCGGCGCGGCCACGGTCATCCTGTCCGGCATCTCGGTCGGCCTGGAGTCGGCGGTCTACTCGGCGCTGCTGATCGGCGGCGCGGTCTACGGCGCCTTCCTGCTCGGCTTCGGCAACGTGACCGTGGCCCTGTTCGCCGTGGCCCTCGCCGGCACCGGACTGCTGACCACGGTCGGCGTGATCGTGTCCATGGACACCTTCGGCCCGGTCTCCGACAACGCCCAGGGCATCGCCGAGATGTCAGGCGACATCGAGGGCGAGGGCGCCCGCGTGCTCACCTCCCTGGACGCGGTCGGCAACACCACCAAGGCCATCACCAAGGGCATCGCGATCGCGACCGCCGTGCTCGCGGCGACCGCGTTGTTCGGGTCGTTCCGTACGGCGGTCGAGGGCGAGCTGGCCAAGGCGTCGCAGGGCGTGAAGAACGCCCTGGGCTCGTTCGCGGACTTCAGCCTCTCGGTGGACGCCCCGAATGTGCTGGTCGGCCTCATCGTCGGCGCGGCCGTGGTGTTCCTGTTCTCCGGCCTCGCGATCAGCGCCGTCGGCCGCGCCGCCGGCCGGGTCGTCTACGAGGTGCGCGAGCAGTTCCGCACCAAGCCGGGGATCATGGACGGCACCGAGCTGCCGGACTACGGCCGGGTGGTGGACATCTGCACCCGTGACTCACTGCGCGAGCTCGCGACGCCCGGCCTGCTGGCCGTGCTGACCCCGATCGCGGTCGGCTTCGCGCTGGGGTACGCGCCGCTCGGCGCCTACCTCGCCGGCGCCATCGCGTGCGGCACGCTCATGGCGGTGTTCCTGGCCAACTCCGGCGGCGCCTGGGACAACGCCAAGAAGCTGGTCGAGGACGGCCACCACGGCGGCAAGGGCTCCGAGGCGCACGCCGCCACCGTCATCGGCGACACCGTCGGCGACCCGTTCAAGGACACCGCCGGCCCGGCCATCAACCCGCTGATCAAGGTGATGAACCTGGTCGCGCTGCTGATCGCCCCGGCCGTCGTCACGTACGCCGACAACGTGACGGTTCGTGTCGTCGTGGCGGGCGCCGCGGTGGCGGTCGTCGTGGGCGCCGTGGTCGTCTCCAAGCGCCGGGCGACGACCATCGCCCCGTCCGGCGAGGCCGACACGGCCGCCCGCGCGAGCGAGCCCGTCGCGCACTGA
- a CDS encoding SixA phosphatase family protein: MSDALGDAVSVRTLVVVRHAQAGHAPGLPDRERPLTPRGERDARAAGEEIRRLAPALVLCSPSVRTRRTAELLAPGVPAEIERDIYEAFPDDLLDVLRRTDAEIASLVLVGHNPGVHELVMALTGIRLDGFPTCAYAVIELGVPWEEAGPGTGRLVRVGRP, translated from the coding sequence ATGAGTGATGCCCTCGGCGATGCCGTGAGCGTCCGCACGCTCGTCGTGGTCCGGCACGCCCAGGCGGGCCACGCGCCCGGTCTCCCCGACCGCGAACGTCCCCTCACTCCCAGGGGCGAGCGGGACGCGCGGGCGGCCGGCGAGGAGATCCGGCGGCTCGCCCCCGCGCTCGTCCTGTGCTCACCGTCGGTCCGCACCCGGAGGACGGCCGAACTGCTCGCGCCCGGCGTCCCGGCCGAGATCGAGCGGGACATCTACGAGGCCTTCCCCGACGACCTGCTCGACGTGCTGCGCCGTACGGACGCAGAAATCGCGTCTCTCGTGCTCGTCGGCCACAACCCGGGTGTCCACGAACTGGTCATGGCGCTGACCGGCATCCGGCTCGACGGCTTCCCGACCTGCGCGTACGCCGTGATCGAGCTCGGCGTGCCGTGGGAGGAGGCCGGGCCGGGGACGGGACGGCTGGTCCGCGTCGGCCGCCCCTGA
- a CDS encoding FUSC family protein: protein MGLLLPLRNLAFVRAPRPEDPRLALGFGLSGACCLVVPLLVGLLTGHPAGGATVGLGAWLVAARAIVNPASVRTPYLFGVVVSVGVGTSLGVLVSGSSWMMIGAASALAGLGGLVRPIGVTPALTLLLTAANPLPLDPLPHTGLQLLGGLLPAVLLTLPWPWRRTRPAITALNEVAATLAALAEAVPGPGPTRGAGPDEWDARRRAVADALAEVGTARARRLRGERSRAADDVALALRRVFHEIVALRGLCDTLRRRAPRAVEEAGIDALTASLAGALRAYLADCPPLREPVVDFGARVDRLRERTAGGEREKVVLVLLRQVAHSVERIQAALDGSAAQARRLGAPGFGVPGFGVPGFGVPGFGVPGFGVPGLDATRVDAAAPGRAGLAGLAAPPPLAFDDPRVRHALRVVLGTAFASVVIVLFKPAFPHWLVIAVLVTIQPTYGETRARVWARVGGSTVGGLVSAAVLHLTPGHWALVALIGVSAALAFGLAPTHQAYWATFMTMCVLLLLDFQVPQTARIAESRVVLTLAGGAIAIACTRLLWPRGETRRLADRVGRMLGSHAAAARALAQLARGRTGAERAEDRIRKAGVDAETVAGALGYIAREPGGAAPEAVGGALDAAQRVRDDLLTMVSLLRDEPIGAGPVADVLDAVAGQLQAASQAVQAGEPYEPGAGVSRGLADDAMWVGAQAERRLAELESAPEAAGSRRALLRTAAADQALRSLDADAVRLCAAAGGAFAAVR from the coding sequence ATGGGCCTGCTCCTGCCGCTCCGGAACCTCGCATTCGTCCGGGCGCCGAGGCCGGAGGATCCGCGCCTCGCGCTCGGCTTCGGGCTGTCCGGAGCCTGCTGCCTGGTGGTCCCGTTGCTCGTGGGCCTGCTCACCGGCCATCCGGCCGGCGGCGCGACGGTCGGGCTCGGCGCGTGGCTGGTGGCGGCGCGGGCCATCGTGAACCCCGCGAGCGTACGGACGCCGTACCTGTTCGGGGTGGTGGTCTCGGTCGGCGTGGGAACGTCGCTCGGGGTCCTGGTGTCGGGCAGCAGCTGGATGATGATCGGCGCCGCCTCGGCCCTGGCGGGGCTCGGCGGGCTGGTGCGGCCGATCGGCGTCACCCCGGCGCTCACGCTGCTGCTGACGGCCGCGAACCCGCTGCCGCTCGATCCTCTGCCACACACGGGCCTGCAGCTGCTCGGCGGGCTGCTGCCGGCCGTCCTGCTCACCCTGCCCTGGCCGTGGCGGCGTACCCGCCCGGCCATCACGGCGCTGAACGAGGTGGCCGCCACGCTGGCCGCGCTGGCGGAGGCGGTGCCCGGCCCCGGGCCGACCCGCGGGGCCGGCCCAGACGAGTGGGACGCGCGCCGCCGGGCGGTGGCGGACGCGCTCGCCGAGGTCGGCACGGCCCGGGCCCGGCGGCTGCGCGGCGAACGATCGCGGGCGGCGGACGACGTCGCGCTCGCGCTTCGCCGGGTGTTCCACGAGATCGTCGCGCTGCGCGGCCTGTGCGACACGCTGCGACGCCGGGCGCCCCGCGCGGTGGAGGAGGCCGGGATCGACGCCCTGACCGCGTCGCTCGCCGGCGCGCTGCGGGCGTACCTGGCCGACTGCCCTCCGCTGCGGGAACCGGTGGTCGACTTCGGCGCCCGGGTGGACCGGCTGCGCGAGCGGACCGCCGGTGGGGAGCGGGAGAAGGTCGTGCTCGTCCTGCTGCGTCAGGTCGCCCACAGCGTGGAGCGGATCCAGGCGGCGCTGGACGGGTCCGCCGCGCAGGCCCGCCGTCTCGGCGCACCCGGCTTCGGCGTTCCCGGCTTCGGCGTTCCCGGCTTCGGCGTTCCCGGGTTCGGCGTTCCCGGGTTCGGCGTTCCCGGGCTCGACGCCACCAGGGTCGACGCAGCCGCGCCCGGTCGCGCCGGGCTCGCCGGGCTCGCCGCGCCCCCGCCGCTCGCCTTCGACGACCCCCGGGTGCGGCACGCTCTGCGCGTCGTCCTCGGCACGGCCTTCGCCTCGGTGGTCATCGTGCTCTTCAAGCCGGCGTTCCCGCACTGGCTGGTCATCGCGGTGCTGGTCACCATCCAGCCGACGTACGGCGAGACGCGGGCGAGGGTCTGGGCGCGGGTGGGCGGCAGCACGGTCGGCGGGCTGGTCTCGGCCGCCGTGCTGCACCTCACGCCCGGCCACTGGGCGCTCGTGGCGCTGATCGGGGTTTCGGCCGCGCTGGCGTTCGGCCTGGCCCCGACCCACCAGGCCTACTGGGCGACGTTCATGACGATGTGCGTGCTGCTGCTGCTCGACTTCCAGGTGCCGCAGACCGCGCGGATCGCCGAGTCACGGGTCGTCCTCACCCTCGCGGGCGGGGCGATCGCGATCGCCTGCACGCGGTTGCTGTGGCCGCGCGGCGAGACACGGCGGCTCGCCGACCGGGTGGGCCGGATGCTCGGCTCGCACGCGGCGGCCGCCCGCGCGCTGGCCCAGCTGGCGCGGGGGAGGACGGGCGCCGAACGGGCCGAGGACCGGATCAGGAAGGCCGGGGTGGACGCCGAGACGGTCGCGGGCGCGCTCGGCTACATCGCGCGGGAACCGGGCGGCGCCGCACCGGAGGCCGTCGGCGGGGCCCTCGACGCCGCGCAGCGGGTCCGCGACGACCTGCTGACCATGGTCTCGCTGCTCCGGGACGAGCCGATCGGGGCGGGACCGGTCGCCGACGTGCTGGACGCCGTGGCCGGGCAGCTTCAGGCCGCCTCCCAGGCCGTGCAGGCGGGGGAGCCGTACGAGCCGGGCGCGGGCGTGAGCCGCGGGCTGGCCGACGACGCGATGTGGGTCGGCGCGCAGGCCGAGCGCCGGCTCGCCGAGCTGGAGTCGGCGCCGGAGGCCGCCGGATCGCGCCGTGCGCTCCTGCGGACCGCCGCCGCCGACCAGGCCCTGCGCTCGCTGGACGCCGACGCCGTACGGCTGTGCGCCGCCGCGGGCGGCGCCTTCGCGGCCGTACGGTGA
- the serB gene encoding phosphoserine phosphatase SerB, producing MNQRTLLITLTGPDRPGVTSRLFAVLAGFPVVVADVEQVVIRGRLTLGVLVAYAGGPPTGTGGTIGGLWTAVEQVAADLDMDLEIATGTTSKEKRRRGRLHVTVLGAPLLPAAMAGISGRIAASGANIDRIERLSSYPVTCIELAVSGADPQAMRAELAAEAAAQQVDVAVQRTGLHRRAKRLIVMDVDSTLIQNEVIELLARHAGCLDEVARVTDEAMRGELDFAESLVRRVALLEGLSEEVFEKVVKEVVLTPGARTLVRTLKRLDYRFAIVSGGFTQITDSLVADLGIDYSAANTLEVVDGRLTGRVVGEIVDRPGKARALERFAAEAGIPLSQTVAIGDGANDLDMFAVAGLGIAFNAKPIVRQAADTAVNVPYLDSILYLLGISREDVEAADAEDGMPPAAT from the coding sequence GTGAACCAGCGCACGCTCCTGATCACGCTGACCGGTCCGGATCGCCCGGGCGTCACCTCCCGGCTGTTCGCCGTCCTGGCCGGGTTCCCGGTCGTCGTGGCCGATGTGGAGCAGGTCGTCATCCGCGGCCGTCTCACCCTCGGCGTGCTCGTCGCCTACGCCGGAGGGCCGCCCACCGGCACCGGAGGCACCATCGGCGGTCTGTGGACCGCCGTCGAGCAGGTGGCCGCCGATCTCGACATGGACCTGGAGATCGCCACCGGCACGACCTCCAAGGAGAAGAGACGGCGCGGACGCCTGCACGTCACCGTCCTGGGCGCGCCGCTGCTGCCCGCCGCGATGGCGGGGATCTCCGGGCGGATCGCCGCGAGCGGCGCCAACATCGACAGGATCGAACGGCTGTCGAGCTATCCGGTCACCTGCATCGAGCTCGCGGTCTCGGGGGCGGATCCGCAGGCGATGCGGGCCGAGCTCGCCGCCGAGGCGGCCGCCCAGCAGGTGGACGTGGCCGTCCAGCGCACCGGCCTGCACCGCCGCGCCAAGCGGCTCATCGTGATGGACGTCGACTCGACGTTGATCCAGAACGAGGTCATCGAGCTGCTGGCCCGGCACGCCGGGTGCCTCGACGAGGTCGCCCGGGTGACCGACGAGGCCATGCGGGGCGAGCTCGACTTCGCCGAGTCGCTGGTCAGGCGGGTCGCTCTGCTCGAAGGCCTGTCCGAGGAGGTCTTCGAGAAGGTCGTCAAGGAGGTCGTCCTCACCCCCGGCGCGCGCACGCTGGTCCGCACGCTCAAGCGGCTCGACTACCGCTTCGCGATCGTCAGCGGCGGCTTCACCCAGATCACCGACTCTCTCGTGGCGGACCTGGGCATCGACTACTCGGCCGCCAACACGCTGGAGGTCGTGGACGGCCGGCTCACCGGCCGGGTCGTCGGCGAGATCGTCGACCGGCCGGGCAAGGCCCGCGCGCTGGAGCGGTTCGCCGCCGAGGCGGGCATCCCGCTGAGCCAGACCGTGGCGATCGGCGACGGCGCCAACGACCTCGACATGTTCGCCGTCGCCGGGCTCGGCATCGCGTTCAACGCCAAGCCGATCGTCCGGCAGGCGGCCGACACCGCGGTCAACGTGCCCTACCTCGACTCGATCCTCTATCTCCTCGGCATCTCCCGCGAGGACGTGGAGGCGGCCGACGCCGAGGACGGCATGCCGCCCGCCGCCACCTGA